DNA from Evansella sp. LMS18:
ACCTAAATAGTTATTTGATGAAAATATTAGCTGTGGTGAACCATTAACTGTCATCTCTGGCTCAGGAGCATTGCTCATTGTTCTTAATTCACGGTATAATCCGGCCTTTCTCGTCTTGTTTATCTTCTCGCTTAACCATTGTTCCATGCTCACAGTTCAGTAACCTCATGAATAGCTTGTTTCATAATAGTAACCATCGCTTTAAGCTCTTCATACGTACTTGCAAGTGGAGGCATAAAGACAACAACGTCCCCCAACGGCCTGGTAAGCATCCCCAGTTCTCTCATTTTCAATGAAACCTGATAGCCAATCCTTTCTGTTGGTGTAAAGCTTTCTTTTGTATCTTTGGATTTTACAAGCTCAATCCCGCACATAAAGCCTAACTGCCTAATATCGCCTACATGTGGCATATCCTTTAGTTCCTGGAATAATTCATGCAGTTGTTCCGCTTTATTGCTTACCTGTTCAACAATTTGATCTTTCTCAAACAAACGTAAATTCTCAATTGCCACTGCACAACCTAGCTGATTCCCAGTATAGGAATGCCCATGAAAAAAAGTTTTTTGTGTTTTGTAATCAGCATAAAAAGCTTGATAGATTTCCTCAGTCGTAAACGTGGCCGCTATAGGTAAATACCCACCTGTAATTCCTTTTCCGGCAGCCATTAAATCTGGTTGTATTCCCTCATGTTCACAAGCAAACATCTTCCCAGTGCGTCCGAAGCCGGTTGCAACTTCATCGACAATCATGAGCACATCATATTTCGTACATATCTCCCGAACACCAGCCAAAAATCCTTCTGGCATTACAATCATACCTGCAGCACCTTGAACCATAGATTCGATGGAAAGTGCTGCAATTGTTTCGTGTTTCTCAATCAGTAACTGTTCCAGCTGCTGGAGGCATTCCTCCTTGCATATATCTCCATCTCCACTTTCTGAACGGTACACATAAGGGATTGGTGATTTGTAGCTTTCAAACATAAGCGGTCCATAAACATGGTGGAAAAGCTCAATTGAACCGACACTTACCGCCCCAATCGTATCTCCGTGATAGCCATTTTGCATCGAGATAAACTTTTGTTTTTCAGGTTTTCCGATGTTCTTCCAATATTGAAATGCCATTTTTAATGCAATTTCCATCGCTTCGGCACCACTATCAGAATAGAAAACTCTCGTTAAGCTTTCTGGAGTGATTTCTATTAGTTTTTCAGCAAGCTCTGTAGCTGGAACATTCGTCATCCCTAATAACGTTGAGTGAGCGATTTTACCAAGTTGTTTTTTTATTGCATCATCTAACTCTTTTTTTCTGTGCCCGTGTACATTAAGCCATACAGATGAAAATCCATCAAAGTACTCTTTACCATTAATGTCTTTTACTTTTATCCCTTCGCCACTTTCAATGATTAAAGGAGCTTCATCGTAATCCTTCATTTGGGTAAATGGTAACCATAAATATTTTTTACTTTTCTCAATCAACTCTTGTGTCATGTTCTTCCTCCCATTGAACCAGAATTGGTTGTTCTTCTAAATAAGAAATATATGTATTGAGATCAGATAATGAATGAACGAAAAAGATACGGCATCCACTCTCATCCCCGTAGTGCTTAAGTTTGGTTATACGTTGATATCCCATAGTTTTACTGGCTACATAGCCTGTAATATAATCCGGGTCGTCTGACCAGCATAATTCTGCAATGGTGGATTCGTGATTACACACCTTAGCAGCAAGCGTAAGCGCTTCCTTAATTCTTCGATTAGCAGAAATTAATTTTGAGTCAGCCCATCT
Protein-coding regions in this window:
- the bioA gene encoding adenosylmethionine--8-amino-7-oxononanoate transaminase gives rise to the protein MTQELIEKSKKYLWLPFTQMKDYDEAPLIIESGEGIKVKDINGKEYFDGFSSVWLNVHGHRKKELDDAIKKQLGKIAHSTLLGMTNVPATELAEKLIEITPESLTRVFYSDSGAEAMEIALKMAFQYWKNIGKPEKQKFISMQNGYHGDTIGAVSVGSIELFHHVYGPLMFESYKSPIPYVYRSESGDGDICKEECLQQLEQLLIEKHETIAALSIESMVQGAAGMIVMPEGFLAGVREICTKYDVLMIVDEVATGFGRTGKMFACEHEGIQPDLMAAGKGITGGYLPIAATFTTEEIYQAFYADYKTQKTFFHGHSYTGNQLGCAVAIENLRLFEKDQIVEQVSNKAEQLHELFQELKDMPHVGDIRQLGFMCGIELVKSKDTKESFTPTERIGYQVSLKMRELGMLTRPLGDVVVFMPPLASTYEELKAMVTIMKQAIHEVTEL